A region from the Mya arenaria isolate MELC-2E11 chromosome 2, ASM2691426v1 genome encodes:
- the LOC128225081 gene encoding protein Gawky-like isoform X1, which yields MQTPGASSPWGGSSSLSGLESNWGISTSNYSSGANNMNLLGYGVNSSLSNNQGHMQSGASSTFADNSSRGGWGAPGTIPPSQSTNKMPTGSIGNMQGSLPVSGAQPNGPQSNQQSGSFTTSQSPGPNGGLNSQGNSAFGNNVGFQKTSTGNVSSGLAINPATSIMNSSNGSSAQNSDNLGSAGWGATSSGADSRLTGTNNWGNPTSADWDQNSTSVSQNVGPNPQAAGQADPRPSSWAQAAGKGLNLQASNQPAPSSMTPEEIQRQAVFRMAIESHEGWGKKPIRQDTEWNVETSPKVQRKITTAPVVPEQQQKGTNNMWNNNNGTAIWEANKEQAWGGSPNQARAPGQPPANWPGGQKPPDPSGGRQWVGAPGQAPGPDKGSWGAPPNSQQGSGQWGGSTETGSWGGNFGGGNSGASSGISTWGDNEGTAGWGDSRGSATSDGTNYWGEPQSKPSQPNWNNAPVGVPPGPPAIGQNRMNKMGGGWGEPVGPPDSKIDDGTSLWQGGVPPQQPRPGNWGGDPGNQGQWNPTVGKPNPKLANQNPAAYGGVDDLNWNLPKEDIWSEESMGGWDDADMGTWNDTAAQTNSSWNSATGWNKDKRNIIAKDNMKFPGAASQQPQMRSRLLQQLMDMGFKKDEAQHALITNNMNIQSAVADLYNRRGASKKEDFDMGRIPGLLPDDDISDAQHDSSSFVPNLTPMQNTPFNNAQSKLPNQYPFNNGPSLNQSSLNSNNPSINNALQQKLMQKFQNQPPPPTPQSMNSMNPSQGGLGPGGQQNAAVHQQMAQQQILQQLRMAVQAGLISPQLLNRQLPTPVLVMLQQLLQQQQNLQQLITTQHMLQQNKLKMNPVVQRQQLEDVAGKVQLIKQQILHLQKNITAAQKVFMDKNEIQPPQQPPQQLPQASPETSENALQNELQNLSIASSQPQSRLNQWRKSTPDKDSPDDTPTSTANQATTPTNLTPTTTTADDGGDKSELNKTVGSKPIQQSNSQSNLRRFDDLGLGQLGGDSTWSSTVTSSSSQSWPNSSTEDDKSALESQNSSASTTSSSSSSVLDTIPAIPEFVPGKPWQGIPKNVEDDPHITPGSFARSLSVNTIKDDYLLTLTKSSPNSESNSSWPPKPQEGDNKPWSAGDNSLAPSSFGSEVWGVQMGKGAMSRPPPGLPQGMQQKWMGSGMSRQHSWAGTATRLDGRGNWSGDHMQPSMLASTVLILQNLTPTTDGSTLRTLCMQHGPLQQFYLNLNRGEALVKYRSMDEASKAQKALNHCLLGNTTIMAQSVSEMDAMQYIEQQQSGGGLGQGMSGGNQWPQGGIQQARSSAVGGGRGRNDMGGGGWGGAPTPVSSAMWSAGGRPNSSVLWGGMEDTGPHNLLGSMLGGPM from the exons ATGCAGACTCCAGGAGCTTCCAGCCCATGGGGAGGCAGTTCCAGTTTGAGTGGACTGGAGTCAAACTGGGGTATCAGTACCTCAAATTATTCCTCAGGTGCCAATAACATGAATCTGTTAGGTTATGGAGTCAACAGCAGTCTTTCGAACAACCAAGGACATATGCAATCTGGTGCAAGTTCCACATTTGCAGATAATTCCAGCCGTGGGGGCTGGGGTGCCCCAGGGACAATACCCCCCTCACAGTCTACAAACAAAATGCCAACAGGTTCAATTGGAAATATGCAAGGGTCTTTGCCAGTAAGTGGTGCTCAACCAAATGGACCTCAGTCTAACCAGCAGAGTGGTTCATTCACCACTTCTCAGTCACCTGGGCCTAATGGGGGCCTAAACTCACAGGGTAATAGTGCATTTGGTAACAATGTGGGCTTTCAAAAAACCTCCACCGGTAATGTATCCTCTGGTCTCGCTATTAATCCAGCCACTAGTATTATGAACAGTTCAAATGGGAGTAGTGCTCAAAACAGTGACAATCTTGGCTCCGCTGGATGGGGAGCAACTTCTTCAGGAGCCGATTCCAGGTTAACGGGAACAAATAATTGGGGAAATCCAACTAGTGCTGATTGGGATCAAAACTCCACAAGTGTGTCTCAGAATGTGGGCCCAAACCCCCAGGCTGCCGGCCAGGCTGATCCGAGACCAAGTTCCTGGGCCCAGGCAGCAGGCAAAGGCCTAAATCTTCAAGCCAGTAACCAACCTGCTCCAAGCTCTATGACCCCAGAAGAAATTCAGCGCCAAGCTGTATTCAGGATGGCAATCGAAAGTCATGAGGGATGGGGAAAGAAACCCATCCGCCAAGATACTGAGTGGAATGTAGAGACTTCTCCTAAAGTACAACGCAAAATCACCACTGCTCCAGTAGTGCCAGAACAACAGCAAAAGGGAACAAATAACATGTGGAATAACAATAATGGAACTGCCATATGGGAGGCCAACAAAGAACAGGCTTGGGGGGGCAGTCCAAACCAAGCTAGGGCCCCAGGCCAGCCCCCAGCTAACTGGCCGGGTGGTCAGAAGCCACCAGATCCTTCCGGTGGTAGACAGTGGGTTGGTGCTCCAGGCCAGGCTCCAGGTCCTGACAAAGGGTCTTGGGGAGCACCGCCAAATAGTCAGCAGGGCAGTGGACAATGGGGCGGTAGCACAGAAACTGGCTCATGGGGCGGAAATTTCGGTGGCGGAAATTCTGGAGCCAGTAGTGGTATTTCTACTTGGGGTGACAATGAGGGCACTGCAGGCTGGGGTGACAGCAGGGGCTCGGCAACTAGCGATGGAACTAACTACTGGGGAGAACCACAGAGCAAACCAAGCCAACCTAACTGGAACAATGCCCCTGTCGGTGTTCCACCTGGACCTCCGGCTATTGGCCAGAATCGTATGAACAAAATGGGAGGTGGATGGGGAGAGCCTGTCGGACCACCAGATTCAAAGATTGATGATGGTACCAGCCTCTGGCAGGGAGGAGTTCCTCCACAACAA CCCCGCCCAGGGAACTGGGGAGGTGACCCTGGAAATCAAGGACAATGGAATCCCACTGTAGGAAAACCCAATCCCAAATTAGCAAACCAGAATCCTGCTGCTTATGGAGGCGTTGACGACCTGAATTGGAATCTACCCAAA GAAGACATCTGGAGTGAAGAGAGTATGGGAGGCTGGGATGATGCAGATATGGGCACATGGAATGACACTGCCGCACAGACTAACTCCTCCTGGAATAGTGCCACTGGCTGGAATAAGGACAAGAGAAATATTATTGCCAAG GATAACATGAAGTTCCCTGGCGCAGCCTCCCAGCAGCCCCAGATGAGGAGCAGACTCCTCCAGCAACTCATGGACATGGGCTTCAAG AAAGATGAGGCTCAGCATGCTCTCATCACCAACAACATGAACATACAGAGTGCCGTTG CCGACCTGTACAATCGTCGTGGTGCTTCTAAGAAGGAAGACTTTGATATGGGAAGGATTCCAGGATTGCTTCCAGACGATGACATATCAGATGCTCAACATGACAGCAGCTCCTTCGTGCCTAACTTGACTCCCATGCAAAATACTCCATTCAACAATGCTCAATCCAAGCTACCCAACCAGTACCCATTCAACAATGGACCTAGTCTCAACCAGTCTAGTCTTAATTCAAACAATCCCAGTATTAACAATGCCCTGCAGCAGAAGCTGATGCAGAAGTTCCAAAACCAGCCCCCGCCGCCCACACCACAGTCTATGAATTCCATGAACCCATCTCAGGGAGGGCTTGGGCCTGGAGGGCAGCAAAATGCTGCAGTGCATCAGCAGATGGCCCAACAGCAGATTTTGCAGCAGCTGAGAATGGCCGTCCAGGCCGGCCTTATTTCCCCACAACTGCTGAACCGCCAGCTCCCCACTCCCGTCCTAGTCATGCTCCAGCAGCTACTGCAACAGCAACAGAACCTTCAGCAGCTCATCACTACGCAACACATGCTGCAGCAGaacaaactgaaaatgaacCCTGTTGTCCAGCGCCAGCAGCTTGAAGATGTGGCCGGCAAAGTCCAGTTGATTAAACAGCAAATACTACATCTGCAAAAGAACATCACAGCTGCACAGAAGGTGTTCATGGACAAAAATGAGATCCAACCTCCACAGCAGCCTCCCCAGCAACTGCCCCAGGCTTCCCCTGAAACCTCGGAGAATGCCCTTCAGAATGAACTGCAGAACCTGTCCATTGCCTCTTCCCAGCCCCAGTCCCGCCTGAACCAGTGGAGGAAGTCCACGCCTGACAAGGACTCTCCTGATGACACGCCCACCTCAACAGCTAACCAAGCTACCACTCCCACCAACCTGACACCCACCACCACAACAGCTGATGACGGAGGCGACAAGTCTGAACTCAACAAGACAGTCGGTTCCAAGCCTATACAGCAATCTAACTCTCAGTCAAATCTCCGCCGATTTGATGACCTTGGTCTTGGTCAGCTAGGAGGTGATTCTACTTGGTCATCTACAGTTACAAGCAGTAGTTCTCAGAGCTGGCCCAACTCCTCAACAGAAGATGACAAGTCTGCTTTAGAATCTCAGAACTCGTCAGCAAGCACAACATCTTCAAGCAGCAGCTCAGTATTGGACACAATTCCAGCCATTCCGGAGTTTGTTCCTGGCAAGCCATGGCAGGGCATTCCAAAGAATGTTGAGGACGACCCTCACATCACACCTGGCAGTTTTGCCCGGTCTCTGAGTGTGAACACTATCAAAGATGACTATCTGCTTACATTGACCAAATCAAGCCCAAACAGCGAAAGCAACTCTTCCTGGCCCCCAAAGCCTCAGGAGGGAGACAACAAACCATGGAGTGCTGGTGATAACAGTTTAGCTCCTTCAAGCTTTGGTTCCGAGGTATGGGGCGTGCAGATGGGAAAGGGCGCCATGTCGAGACCCCCGCCAGGCCTTCCGCAGGGAATGCAGCAGAAGTGGATGGGCTCTGGTATGAGTAGACAGCATTCGTGGGCTGGCACTGCAACCAGATTGGATG GTCGGGGCAACTGGTCAGGTGATCATATGCAGCCATCCATGCTGGCATCCACAGTCCTTATTCTGCAGAACCTGACACCTACT ACCGATGGTTCTACACTGCGGACCCTGTGCATGCAACATGGCCCTCTTCAGCAGTTCTATCTAAACTTGAACCGTGGGGAAGCTCTTGTCAAGTACCGCTCCATGGATGAGGCCAGCAAGGCTCAAAAGGCCCTGAACCACTGTCTGCTCGGGAACACCACTATCATGGCACAGTCTGTGTCAGAGATGGATGCCATGCAGTACATAGAGCAACAACAGAGTGGTGGTGGGCTTGGCCAAGGCATGTCAGGGGGAAACCAGTGGCCCCAGGGGGGCATACAGCAGGCGAGGAGCTCAGCGGTGGGTGGAGGGCGTGGACGTAATGATATGGGTGGTGGTGGCTGGGGAGGCGCCCCAACCCCAGTATCCAGTGCCATGTGGAGCGCAGGGGGCAGACCAAACAGCTCTGTACTGTGGGGAGGCATGGAAGACACAGGCCCACACAATCTGCTTGGAAGCATGCTGGGCGGCCCCATGTAA
- the LOC128225081 gene encoding protein Gawky-like isoform X2 — MQTPGASSPWGGSSSLSGLESNWGISTSNYSSGANNMNLLGYGVNSSLSNNQGHMQSGASSTFADNSSRGGWGAPGTIPPSQSTNKMPTGSIGNMQGSLPVSGAQPNGPQSNQQSGSFTTSQSPGPNGGLNSQGNSAFGNNVGFQKTSTGNVSSGLAINPATSIMNSSNGSSAQNSDNLGSAGWGATSSGADSRLTGTNNWGNPTSADWDQNSTSVSQNVGPNPQAAGQADPRPSSWAQAAGKGLNLQASNQPAPSSMTPEEIQRQAVFRMAIESHEGWGKKPIRQDTEWNVETSPKVQRKITTAPVVPEQQQKGTNNMWNNNNGTAIWEANKEQAWGGSPNQARAPGQPPANWPGGQKPPDPSGGRQWVGAPGQAPGPDKGSWGAPPNSQQGSGQWGGSTETGSWGGNFGGGNSGASSGISTWGDNEGTAGWGDSRGSATSDGTNYWGEPQSKPSQPNWNNAPVGVPPGPPAIGQNRMNKMGGGWGEPVGPPDSKIDDGTSLWQGGVPPQQPRPGNWGGDPGNQGQWNPTVGKPNPKLANQNPAAYGGVDDLNWNLPKEDIWSEESMGGWDDADMGTWNDTAAQTNSSWNSATGWNKDKRNIIAKDNMKFPGAASQQPQMRSRLLQQLMDMGFKKDEAQHALITNNMNIQSAVADLYNRRGASKKEDFDMGRIPGLLPDDDISDAQHDSSSFVPNLTPMQNTPFNNAQSKLPNQYPFNNGPSLNQSSLNSNNPSINNALQQKLMQKFQNQPPPPTPQSMNSMNPSQGGLGPGGQQNAAVHQQMAQQQILQQLRMAVQAGLISPQLLNRQLPTPVLVMLQQLLQQQQNLQQLITTQHMLQQNKLKMNPVVQRQQLEDVAGKVQLIKQQILHLQKNITAAQKVFMDKNEIQPPQQPPQQLPQASPETSENALQNELQNLSIASSQPQSRLNQWRKSTPDKDSPDDTPTSTANQATTPTNLTPTTTTADDGGDKSELNKTVGSKPIQQSNSQSNLRRFDDLGLGQLGGDSTWSSTVTSSSSQSWPNSSTEDDKSALESQNSSASTTSSSSSSVLDTIPAIPEFVPGKPWQGIPKNVEDDPHITPGSFARSLSVNTIKDDYLLTLTKSSPNSESNSSWPPKPQEGDNKPWSAGDNSLAPSSFGSEVWGVQMGKGAMSRPPPGLPQGMQQKWMGSGRGNWSGDHMQPSMLASTVLILQNLTPTTDGSTLRTLCMQHGPLQQFYLNLNRGEALVKYRSMDEASKAQKALNHCLLGNTTIMAQSVSEMDAMQYIEQQQSGGGLGQGMSGGNQWPQGGIQQARSSAVGGGRGRNDMGGGGWGGAPTPVSSAMWSAGGRPNSSVLWGGMEDTGPHNLLGSMLGGPM; from the exons ATGCAGACTCCAGGAGCTTCCAGCCCATGGGGAGGCAGTTCCAGTTTGAGTGGACTGGAGTCAAACTGGGGTATCAGTACCTCAAATTATTCCTCAGGTGCCAATAACATGAATCTGTTAGGTTATGGAGTCAACAGCAGTCTTTCGAACAACCAAGGACATATGCAATCTGGTGCAAGTTCCACATTTGCAGATAATTCCAGCCGTGGGGGCTGGGGTGCCCCAGGGACAATACCCCCCTCACAGTCTACAAACAAAATGCCAACAGGTTCAATTGGAAATATGCAAGGGTCTTTGCCAGTAAGTGGTGCTCAACCAAATGGACCTCAGTCTAACCAGCAGAGTGGTTCATTCACCACTTCTCAGTCACCTGGGCCTAATGGGGGCCTAAACTCACAGGGTAATAGTGCATTTGGTAACAATGTGGGCTTTCAAAAAACCTCCACCGGTAATGTATCCTCTGGTCTCGCTATTAATCCAGCCACTAGTATTATGAACAGTTCAAATGGGAGTAGTGCTCAAAACAGTGACAATCTTGGCTCCGCTGGATGGGGAGCAACTTCTTCAGGAGCCGATTCCAGGTTAACGGGAACAAATAATTGGGGAAATCCAACTAGTGCTGATTGGGATCAAAACTCCACAAGTGTGTCTCAGAATGTGGGCCCAAACCCCCAGGCTGCCGGCCAGGCTGATCCGAGACCAAGTTCCTGGGCCCAGGCAGCAGGCAAAGGCCTAAATCTTCAAGCCAGTAACCAACCTGCTCCAAGCTCTATGACCCCAGAAGAAATTCAGCGCCAAGCTGTATTCAGGATGGCAATCGAAAGTCATGAGGGATGGGGAAAGAAACCCATCCGCCAAGATACTGAGTGGAATGTAGAGACTTCTCCTAAAGTACAACGCAAAATCACCACTGCTCCAGTAGTGCCAGAACAACAGCAAAAGGGAACAAATAACATGTGGAATAACAATAATGGAACTGCCATATGGGAGGCCAACAAAGAACAGGCTTGGGGGGGCAGTCCAAACCAAGCTAGGGCCCCAGGCCAGCCCCCAGCTAACTGGCCGGGTGGTCAGAAGCCACCAGATCCTTCCGGTGGTAGACAGTGGGTTGGTGCTCCAGGCCAGGCTCCAGGTCCTGACAAAGGGTCTTGGGGAGCACCGCCAAATAGTCAGCAGGGCAGTGGACAATGGGGCGGTAGCACAGAAACTGGCTCATGGGGCGGAAATTTCGGTGGCGGAAATTCTGGAGCCAGTAGTGGTATTTCTACTTGGGGTGACAATGAGGGCACTGCAGGCTGGGGTGACAGCAGGGGCTCGGCAACTAGCGATGGAACTAACTACTGGGGAGAACCACAGAGCAAACCAAGCCAACCTAACTGGAACAATGCCCCTGTCGGTGTTCCACCTGGACCTCCGGCTATTGGCCAGAATCGTATGAACAAAATGGGAGGTGGATGGGGAGAGCCTGTCGGACCACCAGATTCAAAGATTGATGATGGTACCAGCCTCTGGCAGGGAGGAGTTCCTCCACAACAA CCCCGCCCAGGGAACTGGGGAGGTGACCCTGGAAATCAAGGACAATGGAATCCCACTGTAGGAAAACCCAATCCCAAATTAGCAAACCAGAATCCTGCTGCTTATGGAGGCGTTGACGACCTGAATTGGAATCTACCCAAA GAAGACATCTGGAGTGAAGAGAGTATGGGAGGCTGGGATGATGCAGATATGGGCACATGGAATGACACTGCCGCACAGACTAACTCCTCCTGGAATAGTGCCACTGGCTGGAATAAGGACAAGAGAAATATTATTGCCAAG GATAACATGAAGTTCCCTGGCGCAGCCTCCCAGCAGCCCCAGATGAGGAGCAGACTCCTCCAGCAACTCATGGACATGGGCTTCAAG AAAGATGAGGCTCAGCATGCTCTCATCACCAACAACATGAACATACAGAGTGCCGTTG CCGACCTGTACAATCGTCGTGGTGCTTCTAAGAAGGAAGACTTTGATATGGGAAGGATTCCAGGATTGCTTCCAGACGATGACATATCAGATGCTCAACATGACAGCAGCTCCTTCGTGCCTAACTTGACTCCCATGCAAAATACTCCATTCAACAATGCTCAATCCAAGCTACCCAACCAGTACCCATTCAACAATGGACCTAGTCTCAACCAGTCTAGTCTTAATTCAAACAATCCCAGTATTAACAATGCCCTGCAGCAGAAGCTGATGCAGAAGTTCCAAAACCAGCCCCCGCCGCCCACACCACAGTCTATGAATTCCATGAACCCATCTCAGGGAGGGCTTGGGCCTGGAGGGCAGCAAAATGCTGCAGTGCATCAGCAGATGGCCCAACAGCAGATTTTGCAGCAGCTGAGAATGGCCGTCCAGGCCGGCCTTATTTCCCCACAACTGCTGAACCGCCAGCTCCCCACTCCCGTCCTAGTCATGCTCCAGCAGCTACTGCAACAGCAACAGAACCTTCAGCAGCTCATCACTACGCAACACATGCTGCAGCAGaacaaactgaaaatgaacCCTGTTGTCCAGCGCCAGCAGCTTGAAGATGTGGCCGGCAAAGTCCAGTTGATTAAACAGCAAATACTACATCTGCAAAAGAACATCACAGCTGCACAGAAGGTGTTCATGGACAAAAATGAGATCCAACCTCCACAGCAGCCTCCCCAGCAACTGCCCCAGGCTTCCCCTGAAACCTCGGAGAATGCCCTTCAGAATGAACTGCAGAACCTGTCCATTGCCTCTTCCCAGCCCCAGTCCCGCCTGAACCAGTGGAGGAAGTCCACGCCTGACAAGGACTCTCCTGATGACACGCCCACCTCAACAGCTAACCAAGCTACCACTCCCACCAACCTGACACCCACCACCACAACAGCTGATGACGGAGGCGACAAGTCTGAACTCAACAAGACAGTCGGTTCCAAGCCTATACAGCAATCTAACTCTCAGTCAAATCTCCGCCGATTTGATGACCTTGGTCTTGGTCAGCTAGGAGGTGATTCTACTTGGTCATCTACAGTTACAAGCAGTAGTTCTCAGAGCTGGCCCAACTCCTCAACAGAAGATGACAAGTCTGCTTTAGAATCTCAGAACTCGTCAGCAAGCACAACATCTTCAAGCAGCAGCTCAGTATTGGACACAATTCCAGCCATTCCGGAGTTTGTTCCTGGCAAGCCATGGCAGGGCATTCCAAAGAATGTTGAGGACGACCCTCACATCACACCTGGCAGTTTTGCCCGGTCTCTGAGTGTGAACACTATCAAAGATGACTATCTGCTTACATTGACCAAATCAAGCCCAAACAGCGAAAGCAACTCTTCCTGGCCCCCAAAGCCTCAGGAGGGAGACAACAAACCATGGAGTGCTGGTGATAACAGTTTAGCTCCTTCAAGCTTTGGTTCCGAGGTATGGGGCGTGCAGATGGGAAAGGGCGCCATGTCGAGACCCCCGCCAGGCCTTCCGCAGGGAATGCAGCAGAAGTGGATGGGCTCTG GTCGGGGCAACTGGTCAGGTGATCATATGCAGCCATCCATGCTGGCATCCACAGTCCTTATTCTGCAGAACCTGACACCTACT ACCGATGGTTCTACACTGCGGACCCTGTGCATGCAACATGGCCCTCTTCAGCAGTTCTATCTAAACTTGAACCGTGGGGAAGCTCTTGTCAAGTACCGCTCCATGGATGAGGCCAGCAAGGCTCAAAAGGCCCTGAACCACTGTCTGCTCGGGAACACCACTATCATGGCACAGTCTGTGTCAGAGATGGATGCCATGCAGTACATAGAGCAACAACAGAGTGGTGGTGGGCTTGGCCAAGGCATGTCAGGGGGAAACCAGTGGCCCCAGGGGGGCATACAGCAGGCGAGGAGCTCAGCGGTGGGTGGAGGGCGTGGACGTAATGATATGGGTGGTGGTGGCTGGGGAGGCGCCCCAACCCCAGTATCCAGTGCCATGTGGAGCGCAGGGGGCAGACCAAACAGCTCTGTACTGTGGGGAGGCATGGAAGACACAGGCCCACACAATCTGCTTGGAAGCATGCTGGGCGGCCCCATGTAA